The Bacteroidota bacterium DNA window TGAATTTTTTAACAGCGGCGTAAAACGAAAGCTGGTCTAACAAGTCGCAATGAATTTTAGCATCGTATCGGTAAGGCACTAAGTTTCTTGACGGAACAACTCCTAATATCGCTGATCGAAGCATCACAAACGGACAGTCGAAAGTCCTGCCATTAAATGTTATAAACTGGTCGTAGTGCTTGATGGCAGTCCAGAACCATTCGAGAATTTCTTTCTCATCTCCCGATACAAATCCTACTTTACCATCATCGCTTGTGTATTCTTCTTTCACATCCGATTGGTATAAAACTTTTCCTTGATTGGTATCAGGATTGAACATCCCGATTGCTATAATGCGGGCAGTGGGGGCATAAAGATTTAACTGCAATA harbors:
- a CDS encoding ribonuclease H-like domain-containing protein, encoding MKRVVFDIETLAFPFDNFDEVQQEYLLKFADTEEKREQALLQLNLYAPTARIIAIGMFNPDTNQGKVLYQSDVKEEYTSDDGKVGFVSGDEKEILEWFWTAIKHYDQFITFNGRTFDCPFVMLRSAILGVVPSRNLVPYRYDAKIHCDLLDQLSFYAAVKKFNLDFYCKAFGIKSPKSEGITGLDLGDLFRAGRYRDIANYCIGDVIATGELFNLWNKFLNIKD